AGCTTCGGTGTATGCATGATCTTGAATGCGGACGACTCCTTGACCGAGACGCCCGAAGGAGCAGTGCGTTCGATTCGCCTGCCCCGGGTCAACTCGGCGTAGCCAACGCGGTTCCCGGGCTTGTCCTTCCGGAACACCGCCCCGTCCGCAGTGGCCAGCTCGGCAGCCGGTACGCCGAGGCGTTCGGCGGCGAGTTCCAGCAGCACGGCGCGGGCCTCAGCCGCGGCCATGCGAAGATGCGGCCCGAACGCTCGGGTGGAAAGGCTTCCGAAAGTGCCGCGGTCCCAGGGGCACAGTTCCGTATCCCCCATGACCATGTCCACGCTCTCCAGCGCCACGTCCAGTTCGTCGGCCAGCATCATGGCCAGAGATGTGACAATACCCTGCCCCATCTCGATTTTGCCGGTGTAGCAGGAGACGCGGCCGTCCTCTCCGATTTTAAGAAAGGCGTTGAAGTCCGAGGGCAGCTCCCGCGCGTCGGCCTCGGCCGGCCCGAACGGCAGGTCCCCCACGGTAAAAAATACGAAGATGCCGGCGCCGGCGAGCTTGAGAAAATCGCGGCGGCCGAGCGTGCAGCCCGAGTCATTTCTACGGGATTCGCGATTCGATGACATATCAGCCGCCTCCCTTCATCTTCGCCGCCGTGTGCATGGCCTGGACAATGCGCTTGTGCGCGCCGCACCGGCAGAGGTTGCCCTCCAGGGCATTTACGATTTCTTCTGTATTGGGGTCCGGGTTCTCGGTGAGCAGCGAGACTCCCTGCAAGATCATGCCGGGCGTGCAGTATCCGCACTGCAGGGCGTCGTGCTCCATGAAGGCCTGCTGCACCGGGTGCAGGTCTCCCGGTTCGTCGCCGGCGGCAAGGCCTTCGATGGTGGTGACCTCCTTGCCGGCCACCTCGGACATGAATATCTGGCAGGAACGTGCGGCTACGCCGTCTATGAGCACGACGCAGGAGCCGCACAGCCCGATGCCGCAGCCGTACTTGGTTCCGGTCAGGCCCATATCGGTTCGCAACACCCAGAGGAGCGGCCGATCGCCGTCCACATCGAGCGTCTGCTGAACGCCGTTGATCGTGACCTCGATTGAATGCTTCATGGCGGACTCCTCGGAAAGGCCCGGCGCGGCGGGCAGGGTGCTGAAGGTAAGGGGATTCTGAATACCCTACCAGATACAGCCGTTCATGAACAAGCCTTCGCTGGATCACGAAGGCTCCAGTTAATTCGTCCCGAGAGGGGCCTGCGCCCCTGCGAGTCATTGTCTGCACCGGAAACGCGAAAAAGCCGGCCCTCCGCGGAAGGCCGGCGTTGCATATCGAAGCTTTGCGCGCGTTATCGTCCGGCCAGACTCACGGTAACGGGCGTGGCCCGCATGATGGTGCTGGCAACCGGAGAATGGTCCCTTGCATACTGGGCCAGTTCCTGCAGTTCTTCTTCCGTCGCGTCCGCATCGATGGTGAACCTGAAGCGGATTTCCTTGTACCCGGGCGGCACATCCTTATCCAGATCGAGGAAGCCGCGGATGTCGAGGTCCCCTTCGAGCTCCGCCTCCAGGGAATGGATGACGATGCCGCGCGCCGCAGCGTTGGCCACGAACGCCGTGGTTATGCAACCGGAAAGCCCCACGAGCAGGAACTCCACAGGGTTGGGCCCCTTGTCCTCGCCCATGAGCACCGGCGGCTCGTCAATGTCGTAGTCCAGCCGCGCCTTGCGGTCCGGATGCTCTTCCTTGGCGCCATAAAACCCCTGGATTGTCGCATGGTTCTGCGTGCCGTTCCGCCATGTGTTCTTCACCCTGAACTTGAACGCCGCAATTTCAGGATCTTTTTTGATCGCCTCAATGGTTTCCGCGAGCGCATCCACATTCACGCCGTTCACAATCTTTCCCGCCATGGCCGACCCCCTTGGTTATAGTATGGGCAATGTTCTCACATACTACGCGGAACGGTATGGATACAACGGGCCGGCTGTTCTATACCCGAATCCGAGGACGGACGGATGAGGATGCCGTAACACAAGGGCTCCTATTCCTCGTCATGCCAACTATGAACCTAGCGATCCCGCAAATTCGCCGCTGAGCCCTGCGGGGCGTGGCCGTCTTTATGACCGTGGGAGCGGCAATTACCTTCAACAGCCGGGGACCGGAAGGTCGGGCTGTCTCCCCACAGACACCTGGCTGCGGAGTCCATTCTTGACAAGAAAGGGTGCTCGTTTTCAAATGTCGCTTCATCGACAATCGCGTTTGCCTGCCTCTGACAAAAAAGATAAACCGCGGGAACAAAAATTACGACACAGGCTTCACCAGACAGATCGACAACCGTTACTCCGGAGGACAATCCATGCTGAAACGACTTCTTTTCACTCTGGCTTTCGTGGTTCTGGCTGCACCGGCCGCGTTGGCCGCGGACACCCTTCAGATGGACTGCAACGCCATCTACCCCGCATCCAACTTCCACACCCAGGGCGCCGAGAACTTTGCCGAAAAGGTCAAGGAATACACGGACGGCTCCGTGCTCATCACAGTGCATTCAGGCGGCAGCCTCGGTTTCAAAGGACCCGAACTGCTCAAGGCCATCAAGGACGGCACGTTGCCCATGAGCGACATCCTGATGGGGGTAGTGTCCGGAAGCGACGAGATCTTCGGACTGACCACCATCCCCATGCTCGTGAACTCCTACGACGAGGCAATGGAGTTTTACCAGACGGCCAAGCCTTACTATGATAAGGCATGCGAGCGTTGGAACCAGAAGCTCCTGTACGCCGCGCCCTGGCCGCCGAGCGGACTACACACCAAGAATCCGGTGGAGAAGGTGGAAGATCTGTCCGGACTCAAGATCCGCACCTACGACAAAAACGGCGCCGAATTCCTCAAGCGCGCCGGGGCCAGCCCGCAGTCCCTGCCCTGGGGCGAAGTGTACACCGCCCTGTCCACCGGTCTCATCGAGGCCGTGCTGACAAGCGCCACCTCCGGCCAGGACGGCAAGTTCTGGGAAGTGCTCAACCACTTCACCGAAGCCAATTACTCCTACCCGCTCAACATGATGACCATCAACCTGGACTACTGGAACGCCCTGACTCCTGAGCAGCAGGAGGCTGTGCTCAAGGCCGCCGCAGAAACCGAGCAGGAGCAGTGGGCCGCTTCCGAACAGAGCGTGGTGGACTCCACGGCCGCCCTCGCCGAAAACGGCATGGTGGTCAGCGAGATGACCCCTGAGCTTGCCGAATCGCTGAAGAAGATCGCCGGGGAGATGCGTGAGGAAATGAAAGCCCAGTCCGGCGAGGACTTCAACGCCGTTCTCGACGCTTTCAGCAAATAGAGCGCCGTACATGCGTCGTCTGATTGCTATCGTGGAGGGCCTCTCGAATGCAGGGGCCCTTCTTTCCGTCCTGGCCATGGCCGCCATTGTTGTCCTCATTCTCCTGGAGATTTTCGTGCGGGCAGCATTTGGTTCTTCCACGCAGGTTGCCAGCGAATACTCGGGCTACCTCATGGTCGCACTTTGCCTGCTGGGCTTCGCGTACTCATTTCGCGAGAAAGCCTTTATCCGCATCAATCTGCTGGTTCCGCGACTACCTCGTGTCTGGCAGCGTCGCGTCGAGGCCTGCGCAGGTCTCGCCGGATTCGCCATCACCGTCTACGTTTTCATCTACGCCGTCTCCATGACCTACGGTTCGTGGGAGTTGGGCATGAAGTCCGACACCATGGCCGAAACTCCCTTCTGGATACCTCAGCTCGCCGTGCCCCTGGGGCTTGCGATGCTGGGCCTGCAGCTTCTCGCCTTTGTGGCGGACCGCCTGCTGAAACAGGATGACACATGATCGGCGATCCGCTCATTCTCTCCATCGTTCTGCTGGTTATCATGTTCGGCCTGCTCCTGGCCGGGCTGTGGATCGGCTTTTCCCTTCTGGCCACTGGCGTTGCAGGCATGCTGCTGTTCAACGTGCGGCTGCCCCCGACCATCTCCATCTGGGACAAGATCGGCGACCTCATGGCCAACTCGGTCTGGAACTCGCTCAACTCGTGGGCGCTCACGGCGTTGCCGCTTTTCGTGCTCATGGGCGAAATCCTTTTCCGCACCGCCATCAGCACCAAGCTGCTCACGGGCCTGGTGCCGTGGCTTACCCGGGTGCCTGGGCGCCTTTACCACATCAACGTGGTCGCCTGCTCCCTGTTCGCCGCGGTTTCGGGCTCCAGCGCTGCAACAACCGCCACGGTGGGCAAGATCACCCTGTCAGAGCTCTCGGACCGCGGATATGACAAGCGCCTCTCCATCGGCTCCCTGGCCGGCGCCGGCACGCTCGGCTTCCTCATCCCGCCCAGCCTGATAATGATCATTTACGGCATCCTCTCGGACACCTCCATCGGCAAGCTGTTCATCGCCGGGGTGATACCCGGCATCGTGCTCGCCGGCATGTATTCCATATGGATAGCGCTTCAGTCCGTCATGCACCCCGAATACCTGCCGCAGTCCGAAGAGGAATACGACTGGAGCCACAGACTACGCGCGCTCAAAGATTTGCTGCCCGTGTTCGCTCTCATCGCTGCGGTTCTGGGCGGCATCTACATGGGGGTGACCACCCCGACGGAGGCGGCGGCCATCGGCGTGCTGGGCTCGCTGGTGCTGGCCCTGGTGTACCGCAACCTCACGTGGCAGAGTCTCAGGGAGGCGCTGTACTCCGCCGTGCGCACCAGCTGCATGATCTGCTTCATCATCATGGGCGCGGCGTTCCTCTCCCAGGTGGTGGGTTTCATCGGCATCGCCCGCTCGGTAAGCACCTTCATAACTGAACTCGGCCTTTCGCCTTACATGCTCATTCTCGTGCTTGGGCTCATGTACCTCTTTCTGGGCATGATCCTGGACGGCATCTCCATCGTAGTGATGACTCTGCCCATCGTGCTGCCCATAGTTGTCCACGCCGGATTCGATCCGCTCTGGTTCGGCATCTTCGTGGTCATCATGGTGGAGCTTTCGCAGATCACCCCGCCGGTGGGTTTCTCCATATTCGTCATCCAGCACATCGCCAGAGAAAACACGGTGACCATCCTCAAGGCCACGTTCCCCTTCTTCATTATTACGTTGCTCATGGCGGTTCTCCTGTGCATGTTCCCTGAACTGGTCTTCTACCTGCCGGAGCAAATGGTCCGCTGAAGTCACGGCTGCAAGCCTGTCGATTCAGCCCCTGCACGGTCCCCCCGCACCGGCAGGGGCTTTCTTTCTTCACTCCAGCTATGCGCCTTTCGTTTTATTACTGGGAGC
This DNA window, taken from Oceanidesulfovibrio indonesiensis, encodes the following:
- a CDS encoding TRAP transporter substrate-binding protein, encoding MLKRLLFTLAFVVLAAPAALAADTLQMDCNAIYPASNFHTQGAENFAEKVKEYTDGSVLITVHSGGSLGFKGPELLKAIKDGTLPMSDILMGVVSGSDEIFGLTTIPMLVNSYDEAMEFYQTAKPYYDKACERWNQKLLYAAPWPPSGLHTKNPVEKVEDLSGLKIRTYDKNGAEFLKRAGASPQSLPWGEVYTALSTGLIEAVLTSATSGQDGKFWEVLNHFTEANYSYPLNMMTINLDYWNALTPEQQEAVLKAAAETEQEQWAASEQSVVDSTAALAENGMVVSEMTPELAESLKKIAGEMREEMKAQSGEDFNAVLDAFSK
- a CDS encoding TRAP transporter small permease subunit yields the protein MRRLIAIVEGLSNAGALLSVLAMAAIVVLILLEIFVRAAFGSSTQVASEYSGYLMVALCLLGFAYSFREKAFIRINLLVPRLPRVWQRRVEACAGLAGFAITVYVFIYAVSMTYGSWELGMKSDTMAETPFWIPQLAVPLGLAMLGLQLLAFVADRLLKQDDT
- a CDS encoding TRAP transporter large permease produces the protein MIGDPLILSIVLLVIMFGLLLAGLWIGFSLLATGVAGMLLFNVRLPPTISIWDKIGDLMANSVWNSLNSWALTALPLFVLMGEILFRTAISTKLLTGLVPWLTRVPGRLYHINVVACSLFAAVSGSSAATTATVGKITLSELSDRGYDKRLSIGSLAGAGTLGFLIPPSLIMIIYGILSDTSIGKLFIAGVIPGIVLAGMYSIWIALQSVMHPEYLPQSEEEYDWSHRLRALKDLLPVFALIAAVLGGIYMGVTTPTEAAAIGVLGSLVLALVYRNLTWQSLREALYSAVRTSCMICFIIMGAAFLSQVVGFIGIARSVSTFITELGLSPYMLILVLGLMYLFLGMILDGISIVVMTLPIVLPIVVHAGFDPLWFGIFVVIMVELSQITPPVGFSIFVIQHIARENTVTILKATFPFFIITLLMAVLLCMFPELVFYLPEQMVR
- a CDS encoding OsmC family protein, translating into MAGKIVNGVNVDALAETIEAIKKDPEIAAFKFRVKNTWRNGTQNHATIQGFYGAKEEHPDRKARLDYDIDEPPVLMGEDKGPNPVEFLLVGLSGCITTAFVANAAARGIVIHSLEAELEGDLDIRGFLDLDKDVPPGYKEIRFRFTIDADATEEELQELAQYARDHSPVASTIMRATPVTVSLAGR
- a CDS encoding (2Fe-2S)-binding protein: MKHSIEVTINGVQQTLDVDGDRPLLWVLRTDMGLTGTKYGCGIGLCGSCVVLIDGVAARSCQIFMSEVAGKEVTTIEGLAAGDEPGDLHPVQQAFMEHDALQCGYCTPGMILQGVSLLTENPDPNTEEIVNALEGNLCRCGAHKRIVQAMHTAAKMKGGG